The genome window AGAAGAGGCAATCTTTTAAGGTTTTACACTTGGAGACAAATAGAATAACAACTGACTTGTCGTTTTGATCGTCTCAAGCTGTTGGCAAGCCTCTTCCTCGCCTCCAGGGCAGACCAGTCGTCTCCATCCCGCCTCTTCCAGTCTGCAAACAAGATGGCAGGAGAgcaagggagaaaaaaaaaaaagagagggcTTAGTCATCAGACGGGTCGGGTATTTTTGGTGCGCGGAGAAATCAATAGCATAAGGGCCACGGAAGACGACAAATGGAGGGGGCGGATAGAAATTGAAGATGTCCAATGTCAATGCAGTCTTTACCATGTAACGAGAATAAAATGATGCTGACTTGAGATTCTTCCTAAAACCCTGACCGGTTTAATTTGTGGGGGGGAATCGGTGACTTCCACCTTGGCGAGTTGTAGCCCTACCTGGGGGTGGAAACGGGAGGAGGTCGATGCGAGGCATGCGATACACGACATGGTCCGCCTGCGGAgcagaacaaaaagaaaagttcgATTGGATTTGATGTAAATATCTCAAATGTTATAAAAGCTTGTGTGAGGAGAGCCCGGCTGATGCATAATGAATTAACGGATCACTCAGCGGGCGGTCATAATGCATGGCGCATTGGAGCCGGGGATGAATACTTTATGAAAATCTGACATATAAAGCCAAGGACACAACTATTAGTGGGGGGTGAAGGGCTGCTATTGATCCGCCTCCCTCGTCTGTGTAAGTGAGCTCCATTACCAAAGGAAAATTGAGCTCTTCCGCTCTGTCCTACCACTTTTCACTAGTGCACACAATCGCACCTCGCCAAAGTACCGCAGGGCACCTTACAAAGACACCCCTCAGTTTCCAGTGGAAAATTCCAATGACAACTTTGAATGACTGAGAGGTGTTGGATGCCAATTCCATCAGGACTCACCTCGCCACCGCCCGCCGGTTCGATCCCGTAGGAGACGTTCCCGTCGGAGAACATCCCCCTTGGATGAGTGACACGCAAAATGCAGAAGGGTTAGGTCACGGGACTGGATGATGGATGTGTGCAAAGTTTCTCACCACAGGCCGCGGCAGGTGGACACAGCCACCCAAGATCGGGGCAGCCCTCGCAAACGCCCGTGGTAGTAACAGTGTTCGCCTCCCTGGGAAAACAATCAACAAAGTCAAAAAACTGGAGGAATGCCATCAACTAAAATACATCCGGGACTAACTTGGGACAAGTGGGGGGCTGGAGCACTTAGCCAGAGAGggctaataaataaacaggGGGGGGGTTAGTGAAATTGCCTGACGAAGCACTCCTCGTTGAACTTGGAGGAGGAGATGCACGTTCTTCATATAATGGACACCGGCCGGCAAGGGcagaaaaatatcaaattgtcATGCGCGGCGAGCCCTCACAAATCAGTCACAACACCTTGCCAGTGGAGAGGACGTGCATTTATTATTCCGTTTGTTGCCCTAATCTTTATTCATGATCATTCCaccatttgaaataattttttataCACGCTGAAGCTCCTGCGTGTTTGGGTTTAACGCTGGGAAATAGAACCTATTTGAATTCCCCTCACGCCATTGCCGAGTAGAGCCGCTGTGGCTTGCTGCTGATTACCATGACAACCGTCCACTGATTGGTCAGCTACACTGTGGCGGAGAAACACGCGTTCGGCGACAGCGGGAAGACGCAGCTATTGTTTAGTTCTGTTCCGGAAAAAGGACGGAGAATAGGTGTCGTCGGCTATTTAGCGCATCCTGCTTGATGTCCTCGGCGAGAGGGGTTACCTTCATCTGCGACGGCTGCCCGTCCTCTTCAAAGTGTCTCTCCACATAGTCCGTCGACAGGAGGTGACTAGAGATGAGAGAAGGACAAAAACACCAGGGCCTCTTTCGTTTGATTATCGGGTATCACTTAACACAGTGTTAGCACCAGTGCAAATAACGTCAATCGTGGACACACGCCGTCACACCAAGGACACTCGGTCGAGTCGATGGAGTGACTTTACTTACTGGTTGAGTTCCAGGTCGAGGATAAACGAGCTGCCAAAGGCCTCCACCAGGAAGCTACTCTGGGCCAGATGCACGGGCTGGCGGGAGTGCGAGAGAAACAGCAACAAAATACAGGCGCTACAGAATATCTCTCAAATTAATCAAGTTTTTTGGAAAAATCAACAGTTTGCAATTTTTTCCTTATCATTGCAATTGTGATTTAATATGCAAGAATATGAAGGTCATGATGGCGGGATAGGTTTTTAAGGCACCCACCAGCGCCCTTGTTGAGGAGTTTTGGACGCGGGTGTCGAGGTGGCTGTGGAGCAGCTCGTCCTGGGAGTGGATCTGCTGCAGGAGCCTTTTGGGCTGCACGAGAACTTCAGTGGGGGGCTGCCAGCCCTCCCTCACACCTGCTAAGCCCATTAGtgtacttttttaaatttttataacAGTGACAAATTAAGAATCTATCTGCaggattacaaaataaaatacaacttcACAGTCTTTAAAATAGTTgcctaataataacaaatgctTATTCGACGCAACGGTTTTCAATCACAGGACCCGAAAGGAATCAcatggtaagaaaaaaaaaaaagaaatcccattgcAAATGCAATTCAAAAGCCACACTCACCCGACACGGAGCACCGCGCATACACTGCGGCGAACAGCAGCCATCTGACAGGACGCATGATGCTCACATAGTCCCCGCTGGTGTCCTCCTCGGTGCAGGCGCCGTCAAGTGAGCAAGCAGGAGGCGGGCAACAGGAGCGCAGCGCGGTGGTGGACGGTTGCCAGCCCGAAACAACGCGGTTCCCGTGGACACCGTTTGAGCGCTCTCAACCCACGCGCTGAAACTCATAGAAGAAAAACTAAATGGTTATTTCATCTTCTTCCATACGTGTCTGTTATCGTTTTGATGAGCGAAAAGGAAGTTCCCTGGAGTTCCTTGCGGGACCAGCTGGTGCAGTTTAGTATTTCAGCCACTTGGGGGCAGTAGAGAGGGGTCAATAACATGGCACATTAATAAAATGATCATATTGTTTTCATCCACATCTGCTGTGATGTTATATTAAGGCAAATAGGCATGTTTACATCAGCCCACCCCTAACCCCAAATGTTTCACGCTCCATTGAATCAGCCTTTAGATTGCAGGTAAATCATTTCTACACTCTTTGTCATTTgttctattttatttcgtttaaaaaaaatatatttcaaagcACGTGGAATTTCACTTCACATTCAGCAAGAACATTTGGGCCCACctacaaagtgttttttttcccccccttcccACGTTGATTCCATCCTGGAGGGAAGTGTGAGGGGCTCCACTTTTCCCAGCACTTTGCATGTCTGACCATCAAGACAAGTTCAGTTGGGATCTGCTCCAAAGCACTTAGAGTAATTGAATAATGACCCtttcaggggaaaaaaaaaaagtgcgtgTTTCCAGACAGCTGCTCAAAGATTTATGTCAGCACAACAACATTGGGAGCAGTtttgcagatgacaaaaataaacagacatGAACACACAGCTGTAAACACGTTTTACAAGACAATGCATGGGGTTCAATGAGTTCATAACAATGGTCCATCAAAGTGCAGTCAGTGAAGTACCTCAACAATTTGCACCAGCGTCCTGGAGAATGTCGAGGGTTCCCCCGCAGGGGTGGCTGGCCGCAAGGCGGTGTGCAGCCGCGACTCGTAGCTGCTGTCGCTCATCCACACGCACGGCCTGTGGATGAAGTCCGTGTCTGGCTCGCCCGCTGCCGCCGCGTCGCTCGGGCCCGACGGCGACCCGGTCTGCGCGGAGCCCAGGCCGGTCAGCAGCTCGCGGTCCCAGTCCGAGTCGGACGAGGCCGGGGAGAGGCGCGCTACGTCGGGGATCAGGGCCGGGTCGATACACACCGAAGTGGATTGTTGGAAGTCTTGGCTGGAGAAGCGTGACGGGATCTTTGGAGCAGGCGACCATCTTACTTCAACACTGTGACCCAACAATTTGAATGGAGAGAATTGTCTGTCTCCCACGGGAGGACACATTAGAGAGCCTGCATTTGACTGCACCCCTTGAAGAGTCGTCCTCGCAGAAAAACACAGCTCAGCCTGCATAACGACGTGACCTTCCGATCGTGAAATGTCCTTTTCTTCCATCCTTTTCCTTTTCCTGCAATCGCGGTCGCAGCTGGAATGGCGACGACGTTTTCGGGGGTTTGGAGTCGCCGGGTGAGATTGCTTAAAAGGGCACAGGGTTTCCTTCACTTCTTCTGTATTGGACACTGCCACAGAAGGAAGCAAGGGGAAGGAGACAGGAAACGATTCAGACACACTTAGCATTGTCTCCATTTCACATTGATAATCTCCATCGGAGTTCTGAGGACTGAGGACAGGCGGTTCAGAGTATAAACTGCGGGTCTCCGTGTCCTCGGCGGAGAAGACTTGCGGGCTGAGGACCGGTGGCATGGAGTACGGGTCAATAGACAAATCTTCTGTAGCAGGGCAGAGGGAGCGTGCTGGAGGAAAATGGACTTGTGGCGCCATGTCCAAAACAGCCAAGGGCACAGTTGCTGCGTGGGTGAGGTCGTCGGGTTCGGGGCACGGGAGATCAGTGGACGTCGTGGCTGGAATCTGGACGGGATCTAGTTCCTCGGGTGATTTCACGAGCTGAAGAGGAGAATTCTGAGCAGGTGCGGGGAAAGATGATTGTCCTTTCAAGGCTTGAATTTCATGCTCCAACTCGGCGTCAGTCAGAAGCTCAAGTTCACAATTGGCCGGGATGGGCAGAGCAGTTGggggcctaaaaaaaaaaaaaaaaaaagtgaacaaatGAGCTGCAATTTCTTTCAAGTGACCGTGAGCGCAGCTCACCTATTGGGCACATCTTCAGCTTGCTCTGAAGGATGGAGGTCGAATGCGGGAAGCATTTTGCACACCAGCTGCTCCAAGACGTCATAATTGGAAGTCTCCGTGGCAAAGGCGCGATGCTGATCAGACTCCAAGTGCTGcaggaagacaaagaaacacaaagcGAATCCCCCCCAAGTTCCAAAGAAGTCACAGAAAGGTTGAGGAGCAGATTCTCACCTCAGGTAGGTTGGTGAAGGAGCGAAGGCAACATTCACAGTAAGAGATGCTCTTTTTGCGGGGTGGCCAAGGTGACAGGGTTTGAGATTTCCCCTTACTACCGCTTTCCACTTTGCTCTTTGGCCTGATGGGGGAAGCGACGAACCAAGACACAACCATCAGTACACGTTGACGGCGGAATTCATGGAGAGGTAAGCGAGCCAATTTGAAGGAGCAACCTGGATGGATTGTCTCCTTGCGCCGTCTTCTCAAAGCGAGGAGGGGGCGGCGACTCGAAGGGACTGAATCGGCCCAAGTAGTACAACGAGGGGAGGCTCATCGACTGCATATTCAAGGACTTGTACTTCCTGTTTACATCAAACAacgccaattattattattattaattattattagttatgaccgtgtagactttttatatccaccgTGCACTCACCTGCTGACATCTTCAATTTTGAGGTAAGGCAATCGCAGAGGCTTAGCTGTCAAACAGAAAATACATAACGTTCAAGCAGATGACATCTCGTTTGACAGTATTGCAACATTTAGCTCAACTAGACGAACCTTTGACAACGTGACAAGACGACTGCTTGGTGGAAGTCCTCTGCGGAAAAGGCACACATGCAGTTGAGGTTCCGCCACTATTTCTCTCTCTTAGTACCTAATTCCGTTTGAAGTTGCTCACATGATTTTCCTCTCTTACCTCTGCTCGGCTGGATTTCACGACTGGCTCGCTGTTTAACTTCTTCAAGTAAATAAGAACATCTGCGGTGACATTAAGGACTTTTGACATTTGGAGGCCTCAACCTGGAAGATGCCTAAGCACTGGCACTCGCCATCTGCGGGCGCTGACGTTCACTTCATCAAATTGCATTGCACTCATTTGGGGTGGCAAAAGGAAAGGATACCATCCACATGGACAATGTGAACGCCCCACGTACGGGCGTTAGTCAACACGCTGCTCGCCTGCAGTCGCTCCTTCAAAACAgaatcaaaatgcatttctgttcaggaaaaaaaaaaaaagtctgcagaTGAGCGACTTACATTGTTGCGAATGGCTTTTTCAAGCAGGGCTTTTCCTCGGCTGCCGCAAGCCTGGAGGAGACAGTTGGAGAGTAGGAGTGGATCAAAACATTGACAGCGTACCGATTAACTGATACATGTGGCGAGGGACCACATTTCTGTCAGGCGCATTAATAAATGATCCGCGTAATACGTACCACTGGCCGAGGAGTTGGCGGTCGCCGCTCACCGCCTTCAAGAACACTTTCTTGCTGCTTGACGGGCCGCTGAGGCTCATCGCTCCCCCTTTTGCATCCTGTGAGCTTTTTCTCCTCAGAGGCTTGTTGACTTCCCGTAACCACAAAGCTCACGTCTCTGTGAAGGAAGCTCTCTACGCTCtttggaaagaagaaaaaggttCCGTCAGTTCCTGTGCGACTAACACAGAAAGGCACAAGACCTACCCCTCCGAGAAGAGATATAGCTTCCAAAAGCAGGGCTGCGGGACGTTTCTTCACATTGTCCAGATAGAAGGTTTTCCCTTCTAGCTTCTTATTTCCAGGATGAAGATTTCCTAACAATCCTGGCTGCAGCATGATATTCCTGTTGGTGCAGGGTTAACATAGAAAACGGTTCACATAACCAATAAGAAAACATGTTAACAAGTATGATCTCTTAGCATCAAAATAGctgtcatatttattttcaaacttgtTTTGGGTGCATACGAGTGTGTTGGATATTAATGGTATGTTGTTTAAGACCAGATAAAAGTGATAAATGATTAAACAGCGTAAAAGTATCATATTAATACGACAAAGGCAGCCGGCTGCTAGCCAACTGCTAGCTTACAGAGCGGCTACTTAGCTTGTTAGCTGCAACTTCGACTAACCAAATCGTCAGGTTCACTGGATGTAAAGCGCTGTGTTGGACTCACATGTCTTTCGTGTCACCACGAGGACTGAAATTCGCCTTACTTACCTCTGTGAAGTTTTTAATGGAAGATTTCTGCTTTCGTTAAGGGTTCCTAACAGTAGACGGACACTCCAGCTACCGCcgatttttttgaaaacaccGGCGGAGAACGAGTCACTTCCGgtaaaatgttgcatttgaGGGCCTCCTACAAAATAGTAATTTCACAACTTCGAAGGTGACATGGAAATAGAACTGTCTGTATTTTTCTTGGTTGACTTTAGTTGGTTTGTGGGCAAATTTGGATTTCCCATTTGGAGAACTGCCCAACGTCAACAAGAGTTGATTAATTTGCCAACTTTATGGGAAATAATTTGGGAAATAATTTGTAAGTTCATATGCACACGGTTTCAATGTAAATTTTTTACagatgtgtatatatgtgtatatattttatatattaaatCACTGTTGAGAAACACTGATTAAAGTATCTAACGCGTGACTCGTGCTCCAAAAGTGCAATTGAATATGAAATGCACATATCAAAAAGGCCGCTCAATAAAAGCAACGCATTGCAATCCAAATGGTGCTTTTTTAACGGAGCCGTTGACAGATTAGCGCAGCTTCCAGCGGGTGACGCCGATGCGAGTTGACGTGGACCAAACCCGCAATGTCCCAGAGCCATCTGCGCCTGTCAGCTTGGCCGACATCAGTGGCGCAGTCTCCACACGGCCGTGACACATGTCACAAACTTTTACATGTCTGCTCTTTTTCGGCACAGTGCTGCTGGGAAACGTATAAAAATCGTTTTTGCCAAAGAAGCTAACGAGGTTTCTCAAATTGAAGCGGAGGCCGTAACCGGATAAGCATATTGACATACGCTGGGTATTTAATTGATACGTGCTGGTAATGTCTAGTCTGGGAATCCCGACTCATCACTGTATCAGCAATTTAGTGTGATCGGTCGGCCGAGTGCATTTCTGAGGCGGAGCAAACCTGAGCAAATAGAGAGCGAAACGAACCAATCGGCAGAGACCGGACCATCCGGTCCGGATGTGATCTGGCAACCCGAAAGCCGCCCCCCCCATATCGTTCTAAATAAATCCTGCCAGGAATAATGAAGCAAGTCAGCGATATTGTGGGCTGCGTTGGATATTTGAGGTGATTGCGGTTACTCGGCTGACGTGAACTTTGAACCCTCTCCGATCAGCACTTTTGGCAAGGCAATCCATCATGGTGCTTTTACTGTcatgaggagggagggaggggtggcGTCTGCAGCTGCGAGTCAGCGGCTAAGCGGCGCTGCTTAAAGGCAATCATGTCAGTCCGCACAGGCCACCCGTTCCAAAGTGGACCTGACGGGCCGTGTGGGAGCGTCACACACCACGACATTTGTGAAGGCTTACCATGAAATGATGGAATGTTAAAGAAATCCAATGGAAAGTCAAAGGACAAATGGATTTTGCATCCATCCAAtggacattgtgctgctcTTCTGGTCTATGTGccttggccacctgggggcagtataagacAGACATACAGTCAGCTTTTCTGCCAACCGGAGATATTCTCCGCAGAGGATCAAGAAAATGCCGGCCTGTGTGCATTGTTAtctgaagcctgaaatgtgtaTTGCACCGCTTGTGTTCAAAGATGTTGTTTGAGAGTGGACGCCGCGAGGAGGTGGTGGCGGCAGCGTGCGTGCTGACAGGAAGCAGAGACAAGGACAGAGATACTGGTGTCGTGTTAGTGCCCAGCGTGTTCAAACGTGACGCTAAGGACGCTAAGCTAACTTGACAGCACCTTCTCGTCCACGCTTCCCTCTCGTGGTACGCGGCGGGCCCGCTCTGTCATGGCGGCAGGACGCGGGCCACCCGGCCTGCGGACAGCCAGCCCCCTTCAACGTGCGTCTGGTCACCTCGTGTGCTCATTTCTTCCGATAGGCGAGCTACTCGAGGTGATCCGAACACTGCAGAAAGAGGAGCTGTCACTTCACCTTCACGTCGAAAAGTGATGAGCTTAACATGGACATCACGTTAGCTCCTCAAAGGCAGACAAACGGGGGAGCTTTCCTACTAATtaggctgtgttgcttttgtttttgtttcctattgactttttttcttgaattcCTCCAAAGATATAAGATGTCACAGACGGTGGGCCTCTAGCGTGACTGACTGATAGACGGACAGACTGTCATTCTCCGAGGTCACCTCAAATACCAATCACACACAATGGTATGGACCTGAAAGTAACAAAGTCCCAAAAAGTGCGTGGCGAAATGTCCTGACAGGCGGAGGTTTCACTAACACTGACGCAAGCTAATGAGAGAGCCAGAGGTGAAGCCCACGTCGACCCGTCGCCTGGCGTCGGGCGCCGCTGATTGATGCGCTCCGGTCAAATGAGGCAGCAGCCTGAGTGATTTGACACTCGTGTGGCAGTGACACACGCTAACGCTCATCGGTGTTGATGGGCCCCGGTCGCCGGGGCCCGCCCGCCCCACTTATTTTTAATCCcttgttcttttttattcCTGCCTCGGCTCTTCTCGCTCGTCTCCTTGCCACTTCCGATCAGGGTCGGGGAGATGGAAGCCCTCAAGTGCTCGCTTATTAAGCATCGGGAGACGAGACGAGATGAAAGTAATAACTGGAAGGCGGCGGCCGGCGACCGGGTGGGCTTTCCACCGTCTGACCAAATGTTGGCTTCAAAATACACATTGGCGAGCATTTGGACTTTTACGCGACCTGCGGTGTTCTCATTTTCTATATGTGTCTTTTGTACTTGAGTTGCGTGCCTCGAGGTAAAAAAGAGCGAAAGTTGTAGCGCTGGTAAGTCAAGCAGCCGCGTATCATGGTGCGATCTGCGTGGCGCTGGCAGGGCCGGGCCCTGACAAAGCTAATTAGAATGGGACATGATACAGCACTCACAGCGCATTACGTGCTCGGCTGACAGCGTGACAGCGGCGCAGCTGAGCGACGACAAGGAAGACGACCGAGAGTACACCGCCGGCAGTGACGATAACTGTCGGACGCGTCGCCAATATGCGTCTCGTCAAGATGGAGAGCTGTCACCTTTTGTTAGTGTGTGCAGCCGGCCTGCTTATTTGTGTACACAGAGGCTCTCGCTATGAAAATAATGAAGAAAGCAAAGTCCAACCTAGCTCAAATAAGAAACTGTCGACAGTCGGTTGCCACAGCTTGTTTGCAGAGTTGGTGCTGCTAAGTGAGAAGAATCCAACAGGTGGCGTAAGACTCCTGCAACAACTCAGCCGGCCTCATTTTCATCTTTAAGCACcttgaatgaaaaacaaatgatgacaTCGACTTCAGCTTCTACATGAATATGCACTTAATATACAACATAACATATAATATTCAAAAGTTTCCTCACAGAGGTgcaataaaaaagacaaaatagcaAAAACAGACAACCAAAAAGAGCCCACAAAAACATATCATCAAACTTTAAAGGCAATTTTGAACAGCAACATTTCGATGCATGCCAACTTGGGcagcaagttttttttcccaccctaAAGAACTTGCAATAGTGAGAAAATCCTCATGACAGTGCTGAGGTGGACGCTGAGACTTCAGGcatgcaaaataaatctccaaatgaaatgtttaaatTGTGTAGCATGTTAATAATATTGGGCCAAATTcgtattttaatgttttttttattttgctactTTGTATAAAAAAGTGAGAAGCAGCGGCCTGGAGTAATACACACCAGCATGCGTTGACAACGCTGTGTTTCATGTCTCTGTCACCTGAGACCGAGAGGCAGGCCTCACAGAGCCAGGACCGCATCCAACACTCACGCAGCGGAGGTGTGGGCAGATGAAAGCGCTCTGCCGAGCGGGGTGGGGCACCGGGGGGggatcatttcatttcaggcATCCAAAAACAagtcttgttttcatttctacGCAGCGGCGCTCTGCCTTTTGTTTCTGATAAGATGTATAAATGATGAGCTGCCTGACAAAGTGAGGCAAAGAGGTGGCGGGGTGTGGGGGATGAGGAAAGGGGGGCCTCAGGCGGCGCATCAGTCATGCTAGCCCTGTCAGCAGGTAACTGATGGGGGCCCTACAGGCACAAAAAAACCTTTTAAGCAAAAGAGGGGGCGGAACTGAAGCTGTTGTCGGCTGACTCTTTTTTAACGGACTCTTTAAAGCTGCCGCTCTCAAAATGGGGTCCCCCGGGGGCCCGCGAGCCACAACTAGGAGGTAGCCTGTAATAATGATCATTTAGGAAAAGTGCACTGTgtgatataaaaacaaaaaaaagctccttATAAGCTTATCTCTGATACGCAGGATGAAGAGCAACGTTGGCAAACGATTGACGGCTGGCTGAGTCATTCAACATCAAAACACTGGCACACGTTGAAattggaaaaaacattttgaaacaattGCATCATGCAAGATTTTTGCTCTGGCGAATtagaaggggggaaaaaacattcgTTAATTCAAGTTGACATGTTTGATATTttcattgtgtattttgggtcACTTTAGAAAAAGTCATCAAATAAtgccatatattttttttttgtaagggTTAAAAATTGCTGCAAATCGATGGCGTCATATaagtgttgtgaaagaatTCCCATCGCTCGACCAGGCCCACAGAGGATGATCTCACCGCGTGAATAAATCTCTTTTTTATGTGCTTTTGAACGCAACGTTTAGCTTTATGGTTCTGTTTTGCTTTCGTCTCGCTGCTCTCGGAAGCATCGATCTACGTCGCAGGCCAAGATTGACTCCGCAAATGTGTGACTACTACGACAGATCTCGAGACCAAATTTCGCCTTACGGTGACGAGCCGAGCGTCGTCTATACGCAATGGAAGTTTAGTGGTGAAAGCTAGCATGatccaaaatgaaacatttttatcttttgctTGAATGTGAGAAGTTCTGCTACAGTGTAAAAAGGATGTAATTATATTTCCAGGTAGGGGCGGGTGTTGATGGAGCACCTTCTGCACCACAATTACCAAAGTGTCGGCATTAAACTGATGAACGAGTGCTTTATGTGTAGGAACTGCTGAAATTTTAATATGGCTCTCATTAGGCACTGCCAGAATGTCTTTGCGATGGCACCGTTCCAAGGTCACGCCAGAGgctcagaaaaataaaacatgaagaTAAATTGAAAGCGCCTCCATCCTATTGACgagaagcaaataaaaaacacctaaaatgtttgaaaataaaaagcgcaaaaaaaccccaataaaaaatggattccgcaaatgtattgaattaaaaaggaaaaaaacgcACTGAAGCGGCCAATGTGGCGCCAGACACGTaaagttaaaataaacatcaaataataatgtttttgattttatttgatatttgatgATAAAATTCTGGCCCTTGACCGCCGGCCAGTCGGCCGGCGCACGGCTACCCATCAGCCCTCCAACAACAATAGCGGCTAACGCCATCATTCATGACACATTGTATAAACAGTGTAAGCCATCAGTGGTGCCAATCAACGTGATTGATTGCGGGCCGCCTCGAGAGAGGAGTGACGCGTCAGGAAAAAGttgttcttttcctttttcttttttcttcttcttctcccaaGCAGCACATTGGAGGGCTGCCACAGAAAGCGGTGATTAATGTGCTCTCCACGGGTAATCCCACACCCCGGGCTAATGAAGGAGGAATCTATCACGGGGCAGATGTCACCGTGACAGCGCTCCAAGTAGCTGGGAACAATTTAGTTTCTTTGCCGTAATTGTTCCTGAAAAGTCCCGATGTGTCGGGAGTGAGGAAAAAACACGATGACGCTTCAAAGTACAAGCGCGTCCGACTGCATCATTTAGCGCtcatgtggcaaaaaaaaatcaatgttgaCCTCTGATCACAAGGGATGTACATATGGCTAGCTCGCAAGAAACTAGCGTGGCAACGTCAAATACAAGAGCGCTAACGTCAAcaaccacatttttatttttgtcatcaaaTGGAAAGTTTTATTGCCGTCAAATATGAAAGCGTTTACAACATTGTCAGCAAGGCCGTAATAAAACTAACGACGCGCCGCAAAATCTGCCTGTTGATTAGTCGTCACATGCTACTCGTGAATCAATTG of Syngnathus acus chromosome 19, fSynAcu1.2, whole genome shotgun sequence contains these proteins:
- the dbf4b gene encoding uncharacterized protein dbf4b isoform X1, which produces MQHFTGSDSFSAGVFKKIGGSWSVRLLLGTLNESRNLPLKTSQRNIMLQPGLLGNLHPGNKKLEGKTFYLDNVKKRPAALLLEAISLLGGSVESFLHRDVSFVVTGSQQASEEKKLTGCKRGSDEPQRPVKQQESVLEGGERRPPTPRPVACGSRGKALLEKAIRNNERLQASSVLTNARTWGVHIVHVDDVLIYLKKLNSEPVVKSSRAERTSTKQSSCHVVKAKPLRLPYLKIEDVSRKYKSLNMQSMSLPSLYYLGRFSPFESPPPPRFEKTAQGDNPSRPKSKVESGSKGKSQTLSPWPPRKKSISYCECCLRSFTNLPEHLESDQHRAFATETSNYDVLEQLVCKMLPAFDLHPSEQAEDVPNRPPTALPIPANCELELLTDAELEHEIQALKGQSSFPAPAQNSPLQLVKSPEELDPVQIPATTSTDLPCPEPDDLTHAATVPLAVLDMAPQVHFPPARSLCPATEDLSIDPYSMPPVLSPQVFSAEDTETRSLYSEPPVLSPQNSDGDYQCEMETMLSVSESFPVSFPLLPSVAVSNTEEVKETLCPFKQSHPATPNPRKRRRHSSCDRDCRKRKRMEEKDISRSEGHVVMQAELCFSARTTLQGVQSNAGSLMCPPVGDRQFSPFKLLGHSVEVRWSPAPKIPSRFSSQDFQQSTSVCIDPALIPDVARLSPASSDSDWDRELLTGLGSAQTGSPSGPSDAAAAGEPDTDFIHRPCVWMSDSSYESRLHTALRPATPAGEPSTFSRTLVQIVEVLH
- the dbf4b gene encoding uncharacterized protein dbf4b isoform X2 — its product is MLQPGLLGNLHPGNKKLEGKTFYLDNVKKRPAALLLEAISLLGGSVESFLHRDVSFVVTGSQQASEEKKLTGCKRGSDEPQRPVKQQESVLEGGERRPPTPRPVACGSRGKALLEKAIRNNERLQASSVLTNARTWGVHIVHVDDVLIYLKKLNSEPVVKSSRAERTSTKQSSCHVVKAKPLRLPYLKIEDVSRKYKSLNMQSMSLPSLYYLGRFSPFESPPPPRFEKTAQGDNPSRPKSKVESGSKGKSQTLSPWPPRKKSISYCECCLRSFTNLPEHLESDQHRAFATETSNYDVLEQLVCKMLPAFDLHPSEQAEDVPNRPPTALPIPANCELELLTDAELEHEIQALKGQSSFPAPAQNSPLQLVKSPEELDPVQIPATTSTDLPCPEPDDLTHAATVPLAVLDMAPQVHFPPARSLCPATEDLSIDPYSMPPVLSPQVFSAEDTETRSLYSEPPVLSPQNSDGDYQCEMETMLSVSESFPVSFPLLPSVAVSNTEEVKETLCPFKQSHPATPNPRKRRRHSSCDRDCRKRKRMEEKDISRSEGHVVMQAELCFSARTTLQGVQSNAGSLMCPPVGDRQFSPFKLLGHSVEVRWSPAPKIPSRFSSQDFQQSTSVCIDPALIPDVARLSPASSDSDWDRELLTGLGSAQTGSPSGPSDAAAAGEPDTDFIHRPCVWMSDSSYESRLHTALRPATPAGEPSTFSRTLVQIVEVLH